One Oryza brachyantha chromosome 3, ObraRS2, whole genome shotgun sequence DNA segment encodes these proteins:
- the LOC102700046 gene encoding DEAD-box ATP-dependent RNA helicase 27 has translation MAPPPAPATTSAAKRSKKRKQPVAPTPEPEPDSDTEDLSYDTPAADEEEAPDQMEEQEEEDEGEEEEQEQQHDGKKKEKKEKSKEKKRKKKGSEGGSGILTNMLFSELGVSEPTARAIREMNYTYLTQIQARSIPHLLQGRDVMGAAKTGSGKTLAFLIPAIEMLHHAHFMPRNGTGVIVVCPTRELAIQTHNVAKELMKYHSQTLGYIIGGNGRRGEADQLAKGVNLLVATPGRLLDHLQNTKGFIYRRLKCLIIDEADRLLEQNFEEDMKQIFKRIPLNRQTVLFSATQTEQVKEFAKLSFEKNEESTTKPVYVGVDDGETNATVEGLQQGYCVIDSAKKFLVLYAFLKKKQNKKVMVFFSSCNSVKFHAELLNFLQIECSDIHGKQKQQKRTTTFFNFCKAEKGILLCTNVAARGLDIPDVDFIVQYDPPDEPKDYIHRVGRTARGEKGKGEALLFLLPQELKFLVYLKAAKISLTELVFNENKVPNLQSHLENIVGENYFLNQSAKEAYRSYILAYDSHSMKDIFDVHKLDLKHVAASFCFKNPPKVNIDLESSASKHRRKMRKVEGGKRHGISAANPYGRKGGDDKRQFSRF, from the exons atgGCTCCACCTCCAGCACCTGCAACCACGAGCGCCGCCAAGCGGTCGAAGAAGCGGAAGCAGCCCGTCGCCCCcacgccggagccggagccggactCCGATACGGAGGACTTGTCCTACGACACCCCcgcggccgacgaggaggaggcgccggaCCAGATGGAGGAgcaggaagaggaagatgaaggggaagaggaggagcaggaACAGCAACACGATggaaagaagaaggagaagaaggagaagagcaaggagaagaagaggaagaagaaggggagCGAGGGGGGATCGGGGATTCTGACAAACATGCTGTTCTCAGAGCTCGGCGTCTCCGAGCCCACTGCCAGAGCCATCAGGGAGATGAACTACACCTACCTAACCCAG ATTCAAGCCAGGTCTATACCACACCTGTTGCAAGGGAGGGACGTGATGGGTGCGGCCAAGACTGGTTCAGGGAAGACCCTTGCCTTCCTCATACCAGCAATCGAGATGCTTCACCATGCGCATTTCATGCCAAGGAATGGGACTGGAGTTATTGTTGTTTGCCCAACAAGGGAACTTGCCATCCAG ACACACAATGTTGCCAAGGAATTAATGAAGTATCATTCACAAACTCTTGGGTATATTATTGGTGGTAATGGCCGTAGAGGTGAAGCAGATCAGCTTGCAAAGGGAGTCAATTTATTGGTTGCTACACCAGGAAGACTTTTGGACCATCTTCAGAATACCAAGGGATTCATATATAGACGGCTAAAG tgcCTTATAATTGATGAAGCTGATCGTCTACTTGAGCAGAACTTTGAGGAGGATATGAAACAGATATTTAAACGCATTCCTCTG AATAGACAGACAGTTCTTTTTTCTGCTACACAGACAGAACAG GTTAAAGAATTTGCTAAGTTGTCATTTGAGAAAAACGAAGAAAGTACAACAAAACCTGTTTATGTCGGTGTTGATGATGGTGAAACCAAT GCTACTGTTGAGGGCTTACAGCAAGGATATTGTGTCATTGATAGtgcaaaaaagtttttggttCTTTATGCTTTcctaaaaaagaaacagaacaAGAAGGTCATGGTGTTCTTCTCATCGTGCAATTCAGTCAAGTTCCATGCAGAACTTCTAAATTTCCTCCAGATTGAATGTTCTGATATCCATGGAAAACAAAAGCAGCAGAAACGTACTACAACATTCTTTAACTTCTGCAAGGCAGAAAAGGGTATCTTACTATGCACTAATGTGGCAGCACGTGGACTTGATATTCCTGATGTG GATTTCATCGTGCAATATGATCCTCCAGATGAACCAAAG GATTATATTCACAGAGTTGGACGTACTGCACGTGGTGAAAAAGGCAAAGGAGAAGCACTTTTGTTTTTACTGCCACAAGAACTGAAGTTTCTTGTCTACCTGAag GCTGCTAAGATTTCCCTGACAGAATTAGTGTTCAATGAAAACAAAGTTCCAAATTTGCAATCGCACCTT GAGAATATTGTTGGTGAGAACTACTTCTTGAATCAGTCAGCTAAAGAAGCATACAGATCCTACATTTTGGCATACGACTCACACTCAATGAAAGACATCTTTGATGTTCATAAACTCGATCTGAAG CATGTGGCGGCGTCTTTCTGTTTCAAGAACCCACCAAAGGTGAACATCGATTTGGAGAGCTCTGCATCCAAACACCGGAGGAAGATGAGGAAAGTGGAGGGTGGAAAGAGACACGGCATCAGCGCTGCAAATCCCTACGGGAGAAAAGGTGGTGATGACAAGAGACAGTTTTCAAGATTCTAG